In uncultured Fibrobacter sp., the following proteins share a genomic window:
- a CDS encoding CotH kinase family protein, with protein MKRLFQKLLFVLSPLFFIFTVYTLSSCGTWDNYSSTASEESYLPLDDSEYPYAGLPRLVIETENFKQINDKETKIPAYLQFYDKDKPSGPILSHTIRGRGNSSFVMTKYGYKIKLAEKDSLLGMPKDKEWDLISNFRDKSMLQNYITYQLAGILGDEYYPKCRFIELYLNRQYLGIYLLVEHVKVSESRVNIPKDDSSFLFEKTSETTTDGILFTSSLNYIFKFNQPKEPSTYSQKLLEDHINHFEHFLQSKDIYDIDSIAHWIDIEDFVRYYWIQEFTKNIDGHRRSIFITWEKDSPLKMGPVWDFDLGYGNSRDEKSGPDQWFIRKYGWDRFLFKNKAYEAQVKNFWKKNRAAFAATLDSIDSISKKLSKASQNEFKRWPVLETDSGFPFFRKFSNYQEAVDTLKYWIEQRIQWIDENI; from the coding sequence ATGAAGCGCCTGTTTCAGAAGCTTCTGTTTGTTCTTTCTCCCCTATTCTTCATTTTTACCGTATATACCCTTAGTTCCTGTGGGACCTGGGACAATTATTCGTCTACTGCTTCAGAGGAATCTTACCTGCCTTTAGATGATTCGGAATACCCCTACGCAGGGTTACCTCGTCTAGTCATCGAGACCGAGAATTTCAAGCAAATTAACGACAAGGAAACAAAAATTCCAGCATACCTGCAATTCTACGACAAAGATAAGCCTTCCGGACCTATTTTGAGCCACACAATCAGAGGACGCGGTAATTCCAGTTTCGTCATGACGAAATATGGATACAAAATCAAACTTGCCGAAAAGGATTCCCTGCTCGGGATGCCCAAGGACAAGGAGTGGGACCTGATCTCCAACTTTCGCGACAAGTCCATGTTGCAAAACTACATCACCTATCAGCTTGCAGGAATTCTCGGTGATGAATACTATCCCAAATGCCGTTTCATTGAACTGTACCTCAATCGACAATACCTAGGAATATACCTTCTAGTCGAGCATGTCAAGGTTTCCGAAAGCCGAGTCAACATCCCTAAAGACGACTCGAGTTTTCTCTTTGAAAAGACTTCCGAAACAACTACTGACGGAATCCTCTTCACCTCTAGTCTAAATTATATTTTCAAATTCAACCAGCCCAAGGAACCCAGTACATATTCCCAAAAACTTCTCGAAGACCACATCAATCATTTCGAGCATTTTCTACAATCCAAGGATATTTACGACATAGACAGCATCGCCCACTGGATCGACATCGAAGATTTTGTAAGATACTACTGGATACAGGAATTTACAAAGAATATCGACGGACATCGACGAAGCATTTTTATTACCTGGGAAAAAGACTCCCCCCTAAAAATGGGACCGGTATGGGATTTCGACCTAGGCTACGGAAATTCGAGAGATGAAAAAAGCGGACCTGACCAATGGTTCATTCGTAAATACGGTTGGGACCGATTCCTTTTCAAGAACAAGGCTTACGAAGCGCAAGTAAAGAACTTTTGGAAAAAGAATCGAGCAGCGTTTGCAGCCACCCTGGATTCCATTGATTCCATATCGAAAAAGCTATCAAAAGCATCGCAAAACGAGTTCAAAAGATGGCCTGTTCTCGAAACCGACAGCGGCTTTCCCTTTTTTAGAAAGTTCAGTAATTACCAGGAAGCCGTAGACACT
- the tagD gene encoding glycerol-3-phosphate cytidylyltransferase — MKKIITYGTFDLLHYGHINLLKRAKALGDYLIVALSTDEFNWNQKKKKCYFSYEKRKQLLEAVRYVDLVIPEENWDQKKTDVKEYHVDTFVMGDDWKGKFDFLKDYCEVVYLERTPEISTTQIKKDLESLKK, encoded by the coding sequence ATGAAAAAGATAATCACTTATGGAACATTTGATTTGTTGCATTACGGCCACATCAACCTGCTGAAACGAGCCAAGGCTTTGGGTGATTATCTTATTGTAGCACTGTCGACCGACGAATTCAACTGGAACCAGAAAAAGAAAAAGTGCTATTTCAGCTACGAAAAGCGCAAACAACTCCTGGAAGCGGTCCGATATGTAGACCTCGTCATCCCCGAAGAAAACTGGGATCAAAAGAAGACGGACGTCAAGGAATATCACGTAGACACTTTTGTAATGGGCGATGACTGGAAGGGCAAATTCGATTTTCTCAAGGACTACTGCGAAGTCGTCTATTTGGAACGGACCCCCGAAATTAGCACCACCCAAATCAAAAAAGATCTGGAATCTTTAAAGAAATAG
- a CDS encoding Gfo/Idh/MocA family oxidoreductase produces MQNSCSYKAILIGNGTMGQRHRRLFEEDGVEFIGVADTTVEAATLFEQVVAGKISPDFAVIASPAETHDEYVKKCIEIMLPVLVEKPVSISAMAAMEYQKLALERNAFVFVGHSERYNPAIEEFVKTDFCKEMQNRLKFWYLQKQDAFPVCFKFTRTHGFSPRNRDVPVELDLMIHDMDLLCYFVDKNAMMYQSFHCEELSEDRVHAFYDLRTLTAEFIADRNSASDSRTVEISMNGRSVILDLGAYRNGNPAYALQKEHLAFLNYLNSYKNTAEDEDPEYDWYGSIYDACHAVIMVSLIDEVYKNGRANEIDAK; encoded by the coding sequence ATGCAAAATTCTTGTTCTTATAAGGCAATCCTGATTGGTAATGGAACTATGGGACAGCGGCATAGGCGGCTGTTCGAAGAAGATGGAGTCGAATTCATCGGAGTCGCGGACACTACAGTCGAAGCGGCGACTCTGTTCGAACAAGTCGTTGCAGGAAAAATTTCGCCTGACTTCGCCGTAATTGCATCGCCTGCCGAAACGCACGACGAATACGTCAAGAAATGCATTGAAATCATGCTCCCGGTGCTTGTGGAAAAGCCGGTGTCGATCTCGGCAATGGCAGCCATGGAATACCAGAAACTTGCCTTGGAACGTAACGCCTTTGTATTTGTCGGTCATTCGGAACGCTACAACCCTGCAATTGAAGAATTTGTAAAGACCGACTTTTGCAAGGAAATGCAGAATCGCTTGAAATTCTGGTACCTTCAGAAACAAGATGCCTTTCCGGTCTGCTTTAAGTTTACGCGAACGCATGGATTTTCGCCGCGTAACCGCGATGTCCCCGTGGAACTGGACCTGATGATCCACGACATGGACTTGCTCTGTTACTTTGTGGACAAGAACGCCATGATGTACCAGTCATTTCACTGCGAAGAATTGTCTGAGGACCGTGTGCATGCTTTCTATGACTTGAGAACGTTGACTGCTGAATTTATAGCAGACCGAAACTCCGCCTCTGATTCCCGCACGGTTGAAATTTCGATGAACGGTCGCTCCGTAATATTGGATTTGGGGGCCTATCGCAATGGCAATCCGGCGTATGCGCTACAAAAGGAGCACCTGGCTTTTCTAAATTATTTGAACTCTTATAAGAATACTGCGGAAGATGAAGATCCCGAATACGATTGGTATGGTAGCATTTACGATGCCTGCCATGCGGTCATAATGGTCTCTTTGATTGATGAAGTGTACAAAAATGGGAGAGCGAATGAAATTGATGCAAAATAA
- the sppA gene encoding signal peptide peptidase SppA gives MKLMQNKVVPAFVLFCAALAFAYIPGESGFVSLDNEHGIWGNPAGLTAFDSKGALVGYDYDNEVKNFRIGGNLEHWAAAFDYVQGPNRLDVSHWSLTHGNDLWNRMIFVGERVNAVRSAAFTGTEWSLDLGVLLRPFQFLSLGYSCDNVLYGGPKAPSRIQNLGATLRFGPLMSVSYDVEDFENHRLLVELGLYGARWGLRIPLYGDDEYRLTLSLSLGGYNNVAVHVYDDLLPKGGAWGYHSARNPNASMAAQIIRVPLDMDVSETEDEFAFFRKSSICIWHVRNLFEHMLRDPACGLVILDFSGYKGNIGISSEIDRYVKKLKARGSKIVAYMDDIRPAVLLASAHVDRIVVEPSAHMNWRGLGGNVLFYKGFFDKLGVKVEFLRHGKYKSAVEPYIADSMSAESRANMDTLYSDLWTALQSYISMRHVNATVSAGKAFAHLDSLASEPLVTASAAKRAGLVDTLLYIDQVPSYALKTFFGIDYPNAAYRTWAPNDKKIFDESWAHRTSIALLNIDGTIDSKMERSVLESLRKLPSTGAEALIVRISSPGGSAIASDKIWAALRHVSELGIPVVSSIGYMGASGGYYIACAGDVILAEPMAIVGSIGIYGGKIDVSGLMSKLGLKAEPVKTHEYADATTFTRPWTDREKAALQEYMDEFYDRFTGVVANATGIPKATVDTAYGGGRVMIGIKALQAGLVHGLGGIDDAIAAAKKLANIDESTDIDLEILGSGSSISIPALNSKLNMDFSDWKDFIYDLSRPQLWAIEPVFLESSLLGVE, from the coding sequence ATGAAATTGATGCAAAATAAGGTTGTGCCTGCGTTTGTCCTGTTCTGTGCAGCGCTTGCCTTCGCCTATATTCCCGGAGAATCGGGGTTTGTCTCGCTCGATAATGAACACGGTATTTGGGGAAACCCAGCGGGGCTCACGGCATTTGATTCCAAGGGAGCACTTGTTGGCTACGACTATGATAACGAAGTCAAGAATTTTCGTATTGGCGGAAACCTGGAACATTGGGCGGCCGCGTTCGACTACGTGCAAGGCCCGAATCGTCTTGACGTTTCCCATTGGAGCTTGACTCATGGGAACGATTTGTGGAACCGGATGATTTTTGTCGGAGAACGTGTTAATGCCGTACGCAGCGCCGCTTTCACGGGAACGGAATGGAGCCTGGATCTTGGTGTTCTCTTGCGTCCGTTTCAGTTCCTTTCGTTGGGGTATTCTTGCGACAATGTGCTTTATGGGGGACCTAAGGCTCCAAGCCGCATACAGAACCTAGGGGCGACTCTTCGTTTTGGCCCGCTGATGAGCGTAAGCTACGATGTGGAGGATTTTGAAAACCATCGGCTGCTTGTGGAATTGGGCTTGTATGGCGCCCGTTGGGGGCTCCGCATTCCTCTTTACGGTGATGACGAGTACCGGTTGACTTTGTCGCTATCCCTGGGGGGCTACAATAACGTAGCGGTACATGTATACGATGACTTGCTGCCAAAGGGCGGGGCTTGGGGGTATCACAGCGCTCGTAATCCCAATGCCTCCATGGCCGCGCAGATTATTCGCGTTCCGCTCGATATGGATGTTTCCGAAACCGAAGATGAATTTGCATTCTTTAGAAAGAGTTCCATTTGCATTTGGCACGTTCGCAACCTGTTCGAACACATGCTGCGTGACCCTGCCTGTGGCCTCGTGATTCTCGATTTTTCGGGATACAAGGGAAATATTGGAATCTCTAGCGAAATTGACCGTTACGTGAAAAAGCTCAAGGCTCGCGGAAGCAAGATCGTTGCCTATATGGATGATATCCGCCCTGCGGTGTTGCTCGCTTCTGCCCACGTGGACCGTATCGTGGTTGAGCCTTCGGCGCACATGAATTGGCGTGGCCTTGGGGGTAACGTTCTTTTTTACAAGGGATTTTTCGACAAGCTCGGCGTGAAGGTGGAATTCTTGCGCCATGGCAAGTACAAGTCGGCGGTTGAACCGTACATTGCCGATTCTATGTCGGCGGAGTCCCGGGCAAATATGGATACCTTGTATAGCGACTTGTGGACTGCGTTGCAAAGTTACATATCGATGCGCCATGTCAACGCTACGGTGAGTGCAGGGAAGGCTTTTGCCCATTTGGATTCGCTTGCAAGCGAACCTTTGGTGACGGCGTCTGCTGCAAAGCGTGCGGGGCTTGTCGACACGTTGCTCTATATAGATCAGGTGCCCTCGTATGCGTTAAAGACGTTCTTTGGAATTGACTACCCGAATGCGGCGTATCGCACGTGGGCTCCAAACGACAAGAAGATTTTCGATGAAAGCTGGGCGCACCGGACATCGATTGCTCTCCTCAATATCGACGGAACGATTGATTCCAAAATGGAACGCTCCGTGCTGGAATCGTTGCGTAAGTTGCCTTCGACTGGCGCCGAGGCCTTGATTGTACGCATTTCTTCTCCGGGTGGATCTGCTATCGCCTCCGATAAAATTTGGGCGGCCCTTCGTCATGTCAGTGAACTTGGAATTCCCGTAGTTTCCAGTATCGGTTATATGGGCGCATCCGGCGGGTACTATATCGCTTGCGCGGGGGATGTTATATTGGCAGAGCCGATGGCGATTGTCGGAAGTATCGGAATTTATGGCGGAAAGATTGATGTTTCGGGACTGATGTCGAAATTAGGACTCAAGGCGGAACCGGTCAAGACGCATGAATATGCGGATGCCACTACGTTTACCCGTCCCTGGACTGATCGTGAAAAGGCCGCCTTGCAGGAATATATGGATGAGTTCTACGATCGCTTTACGGGAGTCGTGGCGAATGCGACTGGAATTCCTAAGGCGACGGTAGATACCGCGTACGGCGGAGGTCGCGTGATGATTGGTATCAAGGCTTTGCAGGCGGGGCTGGTGCATGGCCTTGGCGGAATCGACGATGCAATTGCTGCGGCTAAGAAACTTGCGAATATCGATGAATCGACCGATATTGATCTTGAAATTCTGGGCTCGGGCAGTTCGATTTCTATTCCCGCTTTGAATTCTAAGTTGAACATGGATTTTTCTGACTGGAAGGATTTTATTTACGACCTGAGTCGCCCGCAGCTTTGGGCAATCGAGCCGGTCTTTTTGGAATCTTCCTTACTGGGTGTTGAGTAA
- a CDS encoding CNNM domain-containing protein → MLYIVLTVLGCLAISAFCSVTEASFYSVPPAIIESLQRHKKFTARYMVHVKENIDRYIASVLVVNTIANTVGASLATALAVKNLPPIGQVSLPIILTILILLFGEITPKTLGVKQAKIVAPLVAVPFYYITIVLSWTGVIWLCLTLTKHWTREKEDKKDVSIDDINSLVSLGLREDVIDRQQSLVIKNILALKSVPVRKVMTPRQVVFSLKADSTIGETLDERGNWPFSRVPLYEKEKDNWIGIVLRRDAYNKLAEGLRDVKLRQMMRPLQLIPDSLTLDKLLLRFLKQRGHIVGVVDEWGAIAGIVSLEDVLEEILGREIVDEYDEAIDLQETARRRSKALARIRQQNKKQNIEQIR, encoded by the coding sequence ATGCTTTATATAGTCCTTACGGTTTTGGGGTGTCTAGCCATTTCGGCATTCTGTTCCGTGACAGAGGCTTCGTTTTATAGCGTGCCGCCGGCAATCATTGAGTCGCTTCAGAGACATAAGAAATTTACGGCTCGTTACATGGTGCATGTCAAGGAAAATATTGACCGATATATCGCATCGGTGCTAGTCGTGAATACGATAGCTAATACGGTGGGGGCATCCCTTGCAACGGCGCTTGCCGTAAAGAACTTGCCTCCGATTGGACAAGTATCGCTTCCGATTATTCTTACGATCTTGATCCTGTTGTTTGGCGAAATCACTCCGAAGACTTTGGGCGTGAAGCAGGCAAAAATTGTGGCGCCCTTAGTGGCGGTACCTTTCTACTATATTACAATCGTTCTTTCCTGGACGGGGGTCATTTGGCTTTGCCTGACGTTGACGAAACACTGGACTCGTGAAAAGGAAGACAAGAAGGATGTGAGCATCGATGACATTAACAGCCTTGTGAGCCTCGGGCTTCGCGAAGATGTCATTGACCGTCAGCAGTCTTTAGTCATCAAGAATATTCTTGCGCTAAAGTCTGTGCCGGTACGCAAGGTGATGACTCCGCGTCAGGTGGTATTTTCGCTCAAGGCAGATTCTACAATCGGTGAAACCTTGGATGAACGCGGTAACTGGCCGTTTTCGCGTGTTCCGCTTTATGAAAAGGAAAAGGACAACTGGATTGGAATTGTGCTACGCCGTGACGCCTATAACAAGCTTGCCGAAGGGTTGCGCGACGTGAAACTTCGGCAGATGATGCGCCCGCTGCAGCTGATTCCCGATAGCCTTACCTTGGACAAACTTCTGCTCCGCTTTTTAAAGCAACGTGGCCATATCGTGGGGGTTGTCGATGAATGGGGGGCGATTGCCGGTATCGTAAGCCTAGAAGATGTGCTCGAAGAAATCCTCGGCCGTGAAATCGTCGATGAATATGACGAAGCGATTGACCTTCAGGAAACCGCCCGCCGCCGCTCCAAAGCCCTTGCCCGCATTCGCCAACAGAATAAGAAACAGAACATAGAACAGATACGTTGA
- a CDS encoding acyltransferase, whose product MTSTKPNYFPALDGLRLLASINIVMLHLGSSSALNYMADYKWIIPIINAPAFAAGIFYVLAGFLFASKFSDPERRIPVVPFMFSRIAKLYRLHFFMTLLMFVVLVFKFSGYTHLPALNEIGDCAAAGLAKMTHPWRSLLLHLSLTWSIVPDLGMKLNEPSWSLTSFFVCYAVTPWFSRWLFKQSNRTLWVLFGTLFIPGILWATLFGLSDNLWFDSYDAKYRFFHIFAPVRIFEYLFGMVLFRLFKEGHFDFLKRNFASGVAQFVMLATLYGSLFLMRPELNPGINYFFHHSLPIMLYGLFLVSLLTGKGFMARFFCIGIVRKIGRASFYPYLIHLPIITIAWGICNLNQPKNTVLILIFIYTVSTLYSEFKVWRRKKAKAK is encoded by the coding sequence ATGACTTCTACAAAACCAAACTATTTCCCTGCGCTTGACGGTCTTCGTCTTCTCGCTAGCATAAACATTGTGATGCTTCACTTGGGTTCGTCGTCTGCCCTCAACTACATGGCAGACTACAAGTGGATTATCCCCATTATCAATGCTCCCGCCTTTGCGGCAGGTATCTTCTATGTGCTTGCGGGTTTCCTTTTTGCAAGTAAATTCAGCGACCCGGAGCGCCGAATCCCGGTGGTCCCCTTCATGTTTTCCCGCATCGCGAAACTTTACCGTCTGCATTTTTTCATGACGCTTCTGATGTTCGTGGTACTGGTGTTCAAATTCAGCGGTTACACGCACTTGCCCGCCTTGAACGAAATTGGGGACTGCGCCGCGGCGGGCCTTGCCAAGATGACTCACCCGTGGCGAAGCCTTCTCTTGCACCTTTCGCTCACCTGGTCCATCGTTCCTGATTTGGGAATGAAACTGAATGAACCCTCGTGGTCGCTCACCAGTTTCTTTGTGTGCTATGCAGTGACTCCCTGGTTTAGCCGTTGGCTTTTCAAGCAGAGTAACCGTACACTTTGGGTATTGTTCGGGACGCTCTTTATTCCAGGAATTCTTTGGGCTACATTATTTGGTCTTTCCGATAACCTCTGGTTCGACAGTTACGATGCCAAGTACCGTTTCTTCCATATCTTTGCACCGGTTCGCATCTTTGAATACCTGTTCGGTATGGTGCTTTTTAGACTTTTCAAGGAAGGTCATTTCGATTTTCTGAAACGGAATTTTGCAAGCGGCGTTGCTCAGTTTGTGATGCTTGCCACTTTGTACGGAAGCCTTTTTCTGATGCGTCCGGAACTTAATCCCGGCATCAATTATTTCTTCCATCATTCGCTTCCGATTATGCTGTACGGACTTTTTCTGGTTTCGCTCCTTACGGGAAAAGGTTTCATGGCTCGATTCTTCTGCATTGGCATTGTCCGTAAGATTGGCCGTGCGTCCTTCTATCCGTATCTGATTCACTTGCCGATCATCACGATCGCCTGGGGAATTTGTAACTTGAACCAACCCAAGAATACGGTCCTAATTCTTATTTTTATTTACACAGTGAGTACTCTTTACAGCGAATTTAAGGTTTGGCGGCGTAAAAAGGCGAAGGCAAAATGA
- a CDS encoding histidine phosphatase family protein, giving the protein MKLLYLAAPVCFAIALTACGDDSSSASNVNSDNLPAQDSSVTDTPTVNPDSASVPADSVSKDSLQQDTTTSNPTDSLPPTPQDSVPSDPQNQEPSDPYAVGTDIDEPSYTSTCQVTPLENGKGDGVWCDTTYAGPIFYDTDESVYDPTADNGANFVSINKVFEALKPNDRVVFVLRHADRQESAGKTSHLTDVGIFQAQSVGKKIASTEPAYYAHSEYVRTRETLENIAVGRGETEFTHDAYPILNGSWYIKDNDKYNEYKSTGTDMNFTVTTEWAYEGNYADAFYDLDERTKQFVDDFLVDVISKKARISVVCSHDQFIVPLVVSISNRQIGLRFYDNRSWIYYLAGMAVIIGENGEKTLVPVKGLHSGTN; this is encoded by the coding sequence ATGAAATTACTCTACCTGGCAGCTCCGGTGTGTTTTGCGATTGCCCTTACGGCATGCGGCGATGACTCGTCGAGCGCATCGAATGTGAATTCCGACAATCTGCCGGCACAGGATTCTTCTGTGACCGATACGCCTACGGTCAATCCCGATAGTGCTTCTGTTCCTGCGGATTCCGTGTCTAAGGATTCCCTTCAGCAGGATACGACTACGTCTAATCCCACGGATAGCCTTCCGCCGACTCCGCAGGATTCCGTACCGTCGGATCCTCAAAATCAGGAACCGTCGGATCCTTATGCGGTCGGAACGGATATCGATGAACCGTCGTACACGTCCACCTGCCAGGTGACTCCGTTAGAAAACGGTAAGGGTGACGGCGTGTGGTGCGACACTACCTATGCGGGGCCGATTTTCTATGATACGGATGAATCCGTCTATGACCCGACCGCCGACAATGGGGCCAATTTCGTCAGCATCAACAAGGTTTTTGAAGCATTGAAACCGAACGACAGGGTTGTATTTGTCTTGCGTCATGCCGATAGGCAGGAAAGTGCCGGAAAAACCTCCCACTTGACAGATGTCGGTATCTTCCAGGCGCAGAGTGTCGGAAAAAAGATTGCGTCTACGGAGCCGGCGTATTACGCTCATTCCGAATATGTCCGTACACGCGAAACGCTTGAAAATATTGCCGTAGGTCGTGGTGAAACAGAGTTTACGCATGATGCGTATCCGATTCTGAATGGCAGCTGGTATATCAAGGATAATGACAAGTATAACGAATACAAGTCGACCGGCACGGATATGAATTTCACGGTGACTACGGAGTGGGCCTACGAAGGAAATTATGCGGATGCGTTCTATGATCTGGATGAACGCACCAAGCAGTTCGTGGACGATTTTCTGGTGGATGTCATTTCAAAGAAAGCCCGTATAAGCGTGGTTTGCTCGCATGACCAGTTCATCGTTCCGCTGGTAGTTTCTATTTCGAATCGCCAGATTGGCTTGCGCTTTTATGACAATCGCTCCTGGATTTATTACCTAGCGGGTATGGCGGTTATCATCGGTGAAAATGGCGAAAAGACGCTTGTTCCGGTGAAGGGACTTCATTCGGGAACGAACTGA
- a CDS encoding sugar porter family MFS transporter yields MTNANSNFKHIVLITLSAAIGGFLFGFDSSVINGANGALKAHFNATDYELAWSVSLALIGAAIGAFFAGRIADAFGRVKCMLFASDLFLLSAIGSGIPFGIPDFIMWRVIGGLGIGMASIVAPIYIAETAPAHLRGRLGSMQQFAIVIGIFVALLSNYLIVRIAGSANAPMIGNIKAWQIMFWVEIIPSVLYGYAAWKLPESPRYLIRKGLLDEAKKVLAQINADTVNEEVEAIQSTFTNKKRAKFTDLIVIINGKERIAPVMWAGFGLAILQQFVGINVIFYYGTMLWQSVGFGESDAFLTSVISSVVNMVMTVVAILLIDKIGRKPLLLIGSIGMAITLSTLTICFMSAGADGTIPGHAAIVALIAANLYITFFAATWGPVMWVMLGEMFNNRIRTMAIAICGLAQWFANFIVTWTFPVLTGKDGIGVGPTYGIYSLCAIFSIFFVARFIKETKGKELEEM; encoded by the coding sequence ATGACTAATGCAAACTCCAATTTCAAGCACATCGTGCTGATTACCCTATCCGCAGCTATCGGCGGATTCCTCTTCGGTTTCGACTCATCCGTGATTAACGGTGCAAACGGAGCCCTTAAAGCCCACTTTAACGCGACGGACTATGAACTCGCGTGGTCTGTTTCGCTAGCACTGATTGGCGCTGCCATCGGTGCTTTTTTTGCAGGGCGAATCGCCGACGCATTCGGTCGCGTAAAGTGCATGCTGTTTGCATCTGACCTGTTCCTGCTGAGCGCCATCGGCTCGGGCATTCCATTCGGCATTCCAGACTTTATCATGTGGCGCGTGATCGGAGGCCTAGGCATCGGCATGGCCAGTATTGTCGCCCCGATTTACATTGCAGAAACGGCCCCCGCCCATCTACGCGGACGACTGGGATCGATGCAACAGTTCGCAATTGTGATCGGTATTTTCGTAGCGCTCCTTTCAAACTACTTGATTGTGCGCATTGCAGGTTCCGCAAACGCCCCCATGATTGGAAACATCAAGGCTTGGCAGATTATGTTCTGGGTCGAAATCATTCCATCCGTTCTTTACGGCTATGCCGCCTGGAAACTCCCCGAATCGCCCCGATACCTTATTCGCAAGGGCCTTCTTGACGAAGCCAAGAAAGTCCTCGCCCAGATTAACGCGGATACCGTCAACGAGGAAGTCGAAGCAATTCAGTCTACTTTCACGAACAAGAAGCGTGCCAAATTCACAGACCTGATTGTCATTATCAACGGCAAGGAACGTATCGCCCCCGTCATGTGGGCAGGCTTCGGGCTCGCCATCTTGCAACAGTTCGTAGGCATCAACGTGATTTTCTACTACGGAACCATGCTATGGCAAAGTGTAGGATTTGGTGAAAGTGACGCCTTCCTCACGAGCGTGATTTCGAGTGTTGTGAACATGGTAATGACGGTTGTCGCCATATTGCTGATTGACAAGATTGGTCGTAAACCGCTCCTGTTGATCGGTAGTATCGGCATGGCGATCACCCTGAGTACACTCACCATCTGCTTCATGAGCGCTGGCGCCGACGGAACCATTCCTGGACACGCAGCCATCGTCGCACTGATTGCCGCAAACCTCTACATCACCTTCTTCGCTGCAACGTGGGGACCGGTCATGTGGGTGATGCTTGGCGAAATGTTCAACAACCGCATCCGCACCATGGCAATCGCCATTTGCGGACTGGCCCAGTGGTTCGCAAACTTCATTGTCACCTGGACATTCCCGGTGCTTACCGGCAAGGACGGCATCGGTGTCGGCCCCACCTACGGCATCTACTCGCTCTGTGCCATCTTCAGTATCTTCTTCGTAGCAAGGTTCATCAAGGAGACGAAGGGCAAGGAACTCGAAGAAATGTAA